In a single window of the Rhodamnia argentea isolate NSW1041297 chromosome 2, ASM2092103v1, whole genome shotgun sequence genome:
- the LOC115736561 gene encoding thiosulfate/3-mercaptopyruvate sulfurtransferase 1, mitochondrial-like isoform X2 translates to MASAVFQTRADYSTQSVSASGPVVSVDWLHANLREPDLKVLDASWYMPDEQRNPIQEYQVAHIPGALFFDVDGIADRTTNLPHMLPSEQAFAAAVSSLGIQNKEGVVVYDGKGIFSAARVWWMFRVFGHERVWVLDGGLPRWRASGYDVESSASGDAILKASAASEAIEKVYQGQAVGPITFETKFQPHLVWTLDQVKGNIEEKSHQHIDARSKARFDGSVPEPRKGIRSGHVPGSKCVPFAQMLDSSQTLLPPDELKKRFDEEGISLESPIVTSCGTGVTACILALGLHRLGKHDVAVYDGSWTEWGAESDTPVNKS, encoded by the exons CTCAGAGAGCCTGACTTGAAG GTGTTAGATGCATCATGGTATATGCCAGATGAGCAACGGAATCCAATTCAGGAGTACCAG GTTGCTCACATTCCTGGTGCTCTTTTCTTTGACGTGGATGGAATAGCAGATCGAACTACAAAT CTACCGCACATGCTACCGTCTGAGCAAGCTTTTGCTGCTGCTGTCTCTTCTCTTGGAATTCAAAACAAGGAAGGGGTGGTTGTCTACGATGGAAAAGGGATTTTTAGTGCAGCTCGTGTCTGGTG GATGTTCCGAGTGTTTGGGCATGAAAGAGTCTGGGTGTTGGATGGAGGTCTACCAAGATGGCGAGCATCGGGTTATGATGTCGAATCAAGTGCTTCAGGTGATGCTATTTTAAAAGCAAGTGCTGCCAGCGAGGCAATAGAGAAAGTGTATCAGGGACAGGCA GTTGGCCCAATCACATTTGAGACTAAATTTCAGCCACATCTTGTCTGGACACTTGATCag GTCAAAGGAAACATTGAGGAGAAGAGTCACCAACACATTGATGCCAGGTCAAAGGCCAG ATTTGATGGTTCTGTGCCTGAGCCTCGAAAGGGAATTCGGAGCGGCCATGTACCTGGAAGCAAATGTGTTCCTTTTGCACAG ATGTTGGATTCTTCGCAGACATTGTTGCCGCCTGATGAGCTTAAAAAGCGATTTGATGAAGAAG GCATCTCTTTGGAAAGTCCCATTGTAACTTCCTGCGGTACTGGGGTTACAGCTTGCATTCTTGCATTG GGACTCCATCGTCTTGGGAAGCATGATGTTGCCGTTTATGATGGATCATGGACCGAATGGGGCGCGGAATCTGACACTCCTGTCAACAAATCATAA